A genomic region of Tigriopus californicus strain San Diego chromosome 1, Tcal_SD_v2.1, whole genome shotgun sequence contains the following coding sequences:
- the LOC131893659 gene encoding heterogeneous nuclear ribonucleoprotein A1, A2/B1 homolog, with amino-acid sequence MSNPEEGNQTEAGQTTQEAEQQRQQEDENQTAMHQAADGEGAGEAGTESQPAQQDESEQEGGDHPPTDSVDKRSANGHDQTNSGGRSEDEEPEQKRKLFLGGLDYGTREEALREYFATFGTLKDVVVMRFPDTKRSRGFGFVTFASSQEANQCFQAKPHTIDGVVIETKRATPREEASGPGAGRRGRRHEDEDDEGMDGDQRPPGKEPECQRKLFIGGLDYGTSDEGLKDYFSQFGQIVDSVVMKFRDTKRSRGFGFVTYATAAMVDECQAQRPHTLDGTKIEVKRATPREEVDRGDDGQTVNKVFVGGLSDAITDDVLREYFGQFGHVISAEHRVVKSTGKKRGFGFVEFDDYDPVDKLLLKSRHMLKGRRLDVKRAVSKSEMHMRDEPPRGERDDYRYPRDRPPAPWAGQRHHGYESRGGYSRGGGDRDSFAPGPFGPREVSSPWDRPARAQPSPWQSAGGGSAGGGGGGGNSWESQAVGWGQPAATPWMDDGYGAPREARGGGSSYGGGGSAYGGGGSTYGGGSSYGAGSSYGGGSYGDSMAGGASRDAGGPMRNSFGSYYNRNAAPYDRNGRGGSRPAAPVEGGGYGYMSGGSGGGAGGGGARW; translated from the coding sequence ATGAGTAATCCGGAGGAAGGAAATCAAACGGAGGCGGGGCAGACCACTCAAGAAGCagaacaacaacgacaacaggAGGACGAGAATCAGACAGCCATGCATCAAGCGGCAGATGGAGAAGGAGCAGGGGAAGCGGGGACGGAGTCGCAACCGGCTCAGCAGGACGAAAGTGAGCAAGAGGGTGGTGATCATCCGCCCACGGATTCGGTTGACAAAAGGTCAGCCAATGGCCACGATCAAACCAATTCCGGCGGACGATCCGAAGATGAGGAACCCGAGCAAAAACGCAAACTCTTTCTGGGCGGATTAGATTATGGTACCCGCGAAGAGGCCTTGCGCGAATATTTCGCCACCTTCGGCACGTTGAAAGATGTGGTGGTTATGCGTTTTCCCGATACCAAGCGATCCCGTGGCTTCGGGTTTGTGACGTTCGCCTCCAGCCAAGAAGCCAACCAATGCTTTCAGGCCAAACCCCATACCATCGATGGAGTTGTCATCGAAACGAAACGGGCCACACCACGCGAAGAGGCCAGTGGACCCGGCGCTGGACGAAGAGGTCGCCGACACgaagatgaggatgacgaaGGCATGGACGGAGATCAACGGCCGCCGGGCAAAGAGCCAGAATGCCAGCGGAAGCTTTTTATCGGCGGATTGGATTATGGCACTTCGGATGAAGGATTGAAGGACTACTTCAGCCAATTTGGCCAGATTGTCGATTCCGTGGTCATGAAGTTCCGGGACACGAAACGTTCTCGCGGTTTCGGTTTTGTGACCTACGCCACCGCCGCCATGGTCGACGAGTGTCAGGCCCAACGACCACATACTCTGGATGGTACCAAAATTGAGGTCAAGCGAGCCACTCCTCGTGAAGAAGTCGACCGAGGGGATGACGGCCAAACCGTTAACAAGGTCTTTGTGGGTGGTTTGAGCGACGCCATCACCGATGACGTGCTCCGTGAATACTTCGGGCAGTTTGGCCATGTCATTTCGGCTGAGCATCGCGTGGTCAAATCGACTGGCAAAAAACGCGGCTTTGGCTTTGTAGAATTCGACGACTACGATCCAGTAGACAAGCTTCTTCTCAAGTCGCGGCACATGCTCAAAGGTCGACGTCTTGACGTAAAGCGGGCCGTTAGCAAATCCGAGATGCACATGCGCGATGAGCCCCCCCGAGGCGAACGAGACGACTACCGATACCCTCGAGACCGGCCGCCCGCGCCTTGGGCCGGACAAAGGCACCACGGTTATGAGAGCCGTGGAGGCTATTCCCGGGGCGGTGGGGACAGAGATAGCTTTGCTCCCGGTCCCTTTGGGCCGCGTGAGGTTAGCAGTCCTTGGGATCGACCCGCCCGAGCCCAACCCAGCCCTTGGCAATCAGCAGGAGGAGGTAGtgctggaggaggaggaggaggaggaaactCTTGGGAAAGTCAGGCTGTTGGTTGGGGTCAGCCCGCTGCCACGCCATGGATGGACGATGGTTACGGCGCACCTCGTGAAGCtagaggaggaggaagttCTTATGGCGGCGGTGGGTCGGCCTACGGAGGAGGAGGTTCTACGTACGGAGGAGGTTCTTCGTATGGTGCAGGCTCTTCTTATGGTGGAGGAAGTTATGGCGATTCAATGGCAGGCGGCGCTAGTAGAGATGCTGGAGGTCCGATGCGAAATAGCTTCGGTTCTTATTACAATCGTAATGCTGCACCCTATGACAGAAATGGTCGTGGAGGATCTAGACCTGCAGCTCCCGTTGAAGGTGGAGGATACGGATACATGAGTGGAGGTTCGGGTGGAGGTGCTGGTGGGGGTGGTGCACGTTGGTAG
- the LOC131876839 gene encoding josephin-like protein isoform X3 has protein sequence MALEEETSQLYLEHQRLQLCAVHVLNNLFQDSRAFSQAQLNQICLSLNPSHFFNPHKSWIGLGNYDVNVIMAALSQRNMNVQWFDKRRPIEELPVNGVFGYIMNIPSAFKLFGWINWPGNQRHWVAIKYFESFNEYVLLDSNAKEPQRLGEVKP, from the exons ATGGCTTTGGAAGAGGAGACCTCTCAGCTTTACTTGGAACATCAACGTCTTCAATTATGCGCTGTACATGTATTGAACAATCTATTCCAAGACAGCCGAGCATTCAGCCAAGCGCAATTGAACCAGATATGCTTGTCGCTAAATCCTTCCCACTTTTTTAACCCTCACAAGTCTTGGATAGGATTGGGCAACTACGATGTGAACGTTATAATGGCTGCTTTAAGTCAAAGGAACATGAACGTTCAGTGGTTTGACAAACGGCG ACCCATTGAGGAACTGCCCGTCAATGGCGTGTTCGGATACATTATGAACATACCCAGTGCCTTCAAATTGTTCGGCTGGATCAATTGGCCAGGAAACCAGCGCCATTGGGTGGCGATTAAGTATTTCGAATCATTTAACGAATATGTGTTACTGGATTCTAACGCAAAGGAACCTCAGCGTTTGGGCGAG GTCAAGCCATGA
- the LOC131876839 gene encoding josephin-2-like isoform X2, producing MALEEETSQLYLEHQRLQLCAVHVLNNLFQDSRAFSQAQLNQICLSLNPSHFFNPHKSWIGLGNYDVNVIMAALSQRNMNVQWFDKRRPIEELPVNGVFGYIMNIPSAFKLFGWINWPGNQRHWVAIKYFESFNEYVLLDSNAKEPQRLGEVSGLRAHIGQAMIGDPSTEVLVVFSTEELQT from the exons ATGGCTTTGGAAGAGGAGACCTCTCAGCTTTACTTGGAACATCAACGTCTTCAATTATGCGCTGTACATGTATTGAACAATCTATTCCAAGACAGCCGAGCATTCAGCCAAGCGCAATTGAACCAGATATGCTTGTCGCTAAATCCTTCCCACTTTTTTAACCCTCACAAGTCTTGGATAGGATTGGGCAACTACGATGTGAACGTTATAATGGCTGCTTTAAGTCAAAGGAACATGAACGTTCAGTGGTTTGACAAACGGCG ACCCATTGAGGAACTGCCCGTCAATGGCGTGTTCGGATACATTATGAACATACCCAGTGCCTTCAAATTGTTCGGCTGGATCAATTGGCCAGGAAACCAGCGCCATTGGGTGGCGATTAAGTATTTCGAATCATTTAACGAATATGTGTTACTGGATTCTAACGCAAAGGAACCTCAGCGTTTGGGCGAG GTTTCTGGACTGCGTGCTCACATAGGTCAAGCCATGATTGGAGACCCGTCCACGGAGGTATTGGTTGTATTCTCGACTGAAGAACTGCAAACCTAA
- the LOC131876839 gene encoding josephin-like protein isoform X1 — protein sequence MALEEETSQLYLEHQRLQLCAVHVLNNLFQDSRAFSQAQLNQICLSLNPSHFFNPHKSWIGLGNYDVNVIMAALSQRNMNVQWFDKRRPIEELPVNGVFGYIMNIPSAFKLFGWINWPGNQRHWVAIKYFESFNEYVLLDSNAKEPQRLGEIFSLDLGFWTACSHRSSHDWRPVHGGIGCILD from the exons ATGGCTTTGGAAGAGGAGACCTCTCAGCTTTACTTGGAACATCAACGTCTTCAATTATGCGCTGTACATGTATTGAACAATCTATTCCAAGACAGCCGAGCATTCAGCCAAGCGCAATTGAACCAGATATGCTTGTCGCTAAATCCTTCCCACTTTTTTAACCCTCACAAGTCTTGGATAGGATTGGGCAACTACGATGTGAACGTTATAATGGCTGCTTTAAGTCAAAGGAACATGAACGTTCAGTGGTTTGACAAACGGCG ACCCATTGAGGAACTGCCCGTCAATGGCGTGTTCGGATACATTATGAACATACCCAGTGCCTTCAAATTGTTCGGCTGGATCAATTGGCCAGGAAACCAGCGCCATTGGGTGGCGATTAAGTATTTCGAATCATTTAACGAATATGTGTTACTGGATTCTAACGCAAAGGAACCTCAGCGTTTGGGCGAG ATCTTCTCACTGGATTTAGGTTTCTGGACTGCGTGCTCACATAGGTCAAGCCATGATTGGAGACCCGTCCACGGAGGTATTGGTTGTATTCTCGACTGA
- the LOC131876859 gene encoding NADH dehydrogenase [ubiquinone] 1 alpha subcomplex subunit 6-like codes for MCSESQGAWTNNMAARQTARITREVRPLLSLDNHEARLRVLGLYRAWFRQIPYMVRQYSLIVDEDMARAKLRQKFMEHAHVQDIRVIDMLVVKGQQDLKEVAENWAMPTHIISKFFKVTVDDRPKDFMSKFLSGQD; via the exons ATGTGTTCTGAATCACAGGGAGCTTGGACGAACAACATGGCTGCTCGACAAACGGCTCGAATCACACGGGAG GTGCGCCCATTGCTGTCCTTGGATAATCACGAAGCCCGCCTCCGCGTCTTGGGTCTCTATCGGGCCTGGTTCCGTCAGATTCCCTACATGGTACGGCAGTACTCGCTCATCGTGGATGAGGACATGGCCCGGGCCAAACTGAGGCAAAAGTTCATGGAGCACGCCCACGTCCAGGACATTCGCGTCATTGACATGCTCGTTGTCAAG GGTCAGCAAGATCTTAAGGAGGTGGCCGAGAATTGGGCCATGCCTACGCACATTATCTCCAAGTTCTTCAAAGTGACAGTCGACGATCGGCCCAAGGATTTCATGTCCAAGTTCTTGTCCGGCCAAGATTAA
- the LOC131893621 gene encoding exportin-6-A-like, producing the protein MAQSADVRALEALMHEFFGPHSDSARQAQIETHLRAFLDQSDSWQHALTFLDQSHEPHVLMYALNILQTWIHARWLALSGPEHVRIRQHLDRHLVAAVQTSADSGPTVPAFVRRKLMRLLVDIARSDWPHFYPEFAPRLHNWLATPDTRALGLEMLLIASEELATPRADLPTARQLELRKLLELHMDQFLSALVSILSTLLASTVSHADRLGTPPPSPSGHPRTDPVSSSGHVLPGLGLTGPSAEMAALALSALAHLYSWLPLAQHLPPELLQVLCQFTVLGLNSQADVSDLRLNALAMSVLNEILYKNCVPQSTEDALFHLFQSCFHLLERLLQTDQAGRVLNLDQMDETFLDKVIEFVRVFMGSHFHRFETNAHAHVVEFMSLVFKLTFVVSKVEMFVECLEIWETLIAYVSNALSTRNKEGHAVLLRYKEGLLGLVDEMLNKIQFQKSHEFLQPFREMDQSCAHQEVDEWRGYLSTCIEVIMKVSDLLSEEVLKRAYWLWREMAKSYFPLADHKTTMSAKSPQDQERLFLFLKDFSSVLTLMGRLSTLFIGEFFLERLHDGHEMMKELITLTTFNSRNRFYALDLPKKLKDGFVQVQVATIASLKAWCHWLAQLHAIASADSHHEVLCKDLTSAMVLTIGPVIRQRDSPALVHSAAHFLVTLTGTVRPPSIWKLKEFTDLYSSIGDLNLASDANRLVIRALANVLLLPWPGLPDQRWDERQKHLSKFLRSINAPFLRLNSMPNFMSNREEQIRAESVVLSSLEIIQDLVESVLSEKTQSKRLCYHCIKDFFDTSLAIFPVYLENTRVCKGLFSFFHKAFDVLKTQMGATTVENAIQTILSTFGKNQMKEVILNEGSSGMHVAESFLAILDFVVKEPNASFRKFVTDTLNLVINDIYPLVADKPTAEIKCSVFRLLYNILLYNMRLFFKPSVVKSLVLSGRDSNDSSFSPNGVSMNQDKVEHQAEFMAILQAFGQSFLQPDVTLFQQNVASLEDLNHRWKLYHKPIFVEHFTEQFLSVFFQVLLRGSHNLLSEEITLCIYHMASVDFEAFFNRFVPYFLEQDPDLDLNQKQILHSGFKSDQDLPTFLSNANRFVTDFKYYKLCNLSLKADPVTFN; encoded by the exons ATGGCCCAGAGTGCGGATGTGCGGGCCTTGGAAGCGCTCATGCACGAGTTTTTCGGACCCCACTCGGATTCAGCCCGTCAAGCGCAAATCGAAACTCATTTGCGGGCTTTCCTGGACCAATCCGACTCTTGGCAACATGCGCTGACCTTCCTGGACCAGTCCCACGAGCCCCATGTCCTCATGTACGCCCTCAACATCCTGCAGACGTGGATTCACGCCCGCTGGTTGGCTCTTTCCGGGCCCGAACATGTCCGTATCCGACAACATTTGGATCGACATTTAGTGGCTGCTGTCCAAACGTCCGCGGACTCTGGTCCCACCGTTCCCGCCTTTGTGCGGCGCAAATTGATGCGACTATTAGTCGATATCGCCCGCTCGGATTGGCCGCATTTCTACCCGGAATTTGCGCCCCGCCTGCATAATTGGTTGGCCACGCCCGACACGCGCGCCTTGGGCCTGGAAATGCTTCTTATCGCCTCGGAAGAGCTGGCCACGCCCCGTGCGGATCTGCCCACCGCCCGTCAACTCGAATTACGCAAGCTACTCGAACTTCACATGGACCAG TTCTTATCGGCCCTGGTCTCCATTTTGAGCACACTCCTGGCGTCCACGGTGTCTCACGCTGACAGACTGGGTACCCCACCACCTTCGCCCAGTGGCCATCCTCGAACCGATCCCGTGTCCTCGAGTGGGCACGTTCTGCCCGGCTTGGGCTTAACGGGTCCATCCGCTGAGATGGCCGCGTTGGCTCTGTCGGCCTTGGCTCATCTGTATTCCTGGTTGCCTTTAGCGCAACATCTGCCACCTGAATTATTGCAAGTCTTGTGCCAATTCACTGTCTTAGGCCTTAACTCTCAAGCG GATGTAAGCGATCTCCGTTTAAACGCGTTAGCCATGAGCGTCCTCAACGAGATATTGTACAAGAATTGTGTACCTCAATCCACTGAAGACGCccttttccacctttttcaaAGCTGCTTTCATCTCTTGGAACGATTGTTACAAACGGATCAGGCTGGACGCGTCTTAAACCTCGACCAGATGGATGAAAC gttCTTGGACAAGGTTATCGAGTTTGTACGGGTTTTCATGGGCTCTCACTTTCACCGGTTCGAGACAAACGCCCATGCTCATGTGGTCGAGTTCATGAGTCTCGTGTTCAAGCTCACCTTTGTGGTGTCCAAAGTGGAGATGTTCGTTGAATGCCTCGAAATTTGGGAAACTCTCATTGCTTATGTTTCCAACGCTCTCTCCACGCGAAATAAAGAGGGTCACGCGGTACTCTTGCGATACAAAGAAGGTCTCCTAGGCTTAGTGGACGAGATGCTCAATAAGATACAATTTCAAAAGTCCCACGAATTCCTTCAACCATTCCGTGAAATGGATCAATCTTGCGCCCATCAG GAAGTGGATGAATGGCGGGGTTATTTGAGTACTTGCATTGAGGTGATCATGAAAGTTAGCGATCTCTTGTCAGAAGAAGTGTTGAAACGCGCG TATTGGCTTTGGCGAGAGATGGCCAAGTCATATTTCCCGCTTGCGGATCATAAGACGACTATGAGTGCCAAAAGTcctcaagatcaagaacggTTGTTCCTATTCCTGAAGGATTTTTCCTCCGTTCTGACACTCATGGGAAGGCTCTCCACGCTTTTTATTGGTGAGTTCTTCTTGGAGCGACTCCATGATGGGCACGAGATGATGAAGGAGCTCATCACTCTAACCACTTTCAACTCGCGAAACAGGTTCTACGCGCTAGACTTGCCAAAGAAACTCAAGGATGGCTTCGTTCAAGT TCAGGTTGCAACAATCGCGTCTTTGAAAGCATGGTGCCATTGGTTGGCGCAACTTCACGCCATCGCCTCGGCCGATTCACATCATGAAGTCTTGTGCAAAGACTTAACTTCAGCCATGGTCCTGACAATTGGACCCGTCATTCGCCAACGGGATTCGCCCGCATTAGTCCACTCGGCGGCTCATTTTTTGGTCACTCTCACGGGCACGGTCCGTCCTCCATCCATCTGGAAGCTAAAAGAGTTTACGGATTTATATTCGTCCATCGGTGATCTCAATTTGGCCTCCGATGCCAACCGCTTGGTCATTCGAGCCCTTGCCAACGTTCTGCTCTTGCCTTGGCCTGGACTTCCGGATCAACGATGGGACGAGCGACAAAAgcacttgtccaagtttttgAGGTCCATCAATGCTCCTTTCCTGCGTTTGAATTCCATGCCAAATTTCATGTCCAACCGAGAAGAGCAAATCAGGG CTGAGTCAGTGGTTCTAAGCTCATTAGAAATCATTCAAGATCTCGTGGAAAGTGTTCTGAGCGAAAAGACTCAAAGTAAACGGCTGTGTTACCATTGTatcaaggatttttttgacaCGTCCCTGGCCATCTTCCCCGTCTACTTGGAAAATACTCGGGTTTGTAAAGGGCTATTTAGTTTCTTTCACAAGGCATTTGACGTGCTTAAAACACAAATGGGTGCTACCACTGtggaaaatgcaattcaaaccATTCTCTCCACGTTTGGGAAgaatcaaatgaaagaagttATACTTAATGAAGGATCCAGTGGGATGCACGTGGCTGAAAGTTTTTTGGCCATTCTCGATTTTGTGGTCAAAGAACCGAATGCCTCGTTCCGAAAGTTTGTCACAGATACACTGAACCTAGTCATAAACGACATCTATCCTCTGGTGGCTGAC AAGCCAACAGCCGAAATCAAGTGCTCGGTTTTTCGTTTGCTGTACAATATCCTATTGTACAATATGCGTTTATTTTTCAAGCCTTCCGTTGTGAAGAGCTTAGTGCTATCGGGGAGAGACTCGAACGATTCGTCCTTCTCCCCAAATGGCGTCAGTATGAATCAAGACAAAGTTGAACACCAAGCGGAGTTCATGGCTATTTTGCAAGCATTCGGACAGTCCTTCCTCCAACCGGATGTGACGTTGTTCCAACAAAATGTGGCCTCCCTTGAAGACCTCAATCATCGATGGAAGCTCTATCACAAG CCCATTTTTGTGGAACATTTTACGGAACAATTTCTGAGCGTGTTCTTTCAAGTCTTGTTACGAGGTAGTCATAATTTGTTGAGCGAAGAAATCACCCTTTGTATTTACCACATGGCTTCGGTGGACTTTGAAGCTTTTTTCAACCGTTTCGTCCCATATTTCCTCGAGCAAGATCCCGATTTGGATCTGAATCAAAAGCAAATCCTTCATTCTGGCTTTAAATCGGACCAG GACCTACCTACGTTTTTGTCCAATGCCAATCGGTTTGTCACAGACTTCAAGTATTACAAGCTTTGCAACCTGAGTTTGAAAGCTGATCCAGTTACGTTCaattaa
- the LOC131893638 gene encoding uncharacterized protein LOC131893638 → MRSKPYFFEENSPTQSVLLTTLSSGNLKKLEEFNNSELVDFFLSQGTIPDCSEISLQPTLKQDLSVAKSLKDEGNRLFKEGRHLEAREKYTASICAYPVDWSNPSSNTEFAITLANRSATMDAAGSYEACVNDIDMALKYGYPKNLQYKVFKRKGHALLRLKQYIQSRSAYAKSLDMIGKSDLPSKARDELRARTKKNMGIFTVAKSIQDNPIALPLPLILDQPPSENKNAGVYDLDVLSTPCLQQIDEHRTNVTRDISLGSCLFKESPRLAILLSGVPGLPQLCPHTLKPLVAPIPCSFGGKTLFANEKAREEANASYNRYEWPLDPDYLRQSLGLSPYARLALRMVLSVDPKDLVSRGWEEAMAPKFGMVLESDATVLSAKQRCERGILTAVLLKILRNIKYSEGPQESETNLVSCLWRCIHYVDSFAFPLRHTKMEKASDPKAPNPMTFKTYGLGLFPGYRKLLKSAQKLKPEDDSNAFVTFTLNRLLVITYRIINEGEALVLVNDEEEPNEVPPGEEMKTRKEPNDMIVFKCSNPACSATFPLKENTKEKVIRCPVGKCQKDTNIWLKLTKIQELKQKWRALQGSLSTMKPCDQIKAIEDLLKEWQLIVARPYQDIDDLELHVKRAVQTERWHAEQNWLKEYL, encoded by the exons ATGCGGTCCAAACCATACTTCTTCGAAGAAAACTCGCCAACTCAATCAGTTTTACTTACGACCCTTTCAagtggaaatttgaagaaattggaggAATTCAATAATTCAGAATTAGtggatttctttctttcccaaGGAACCATCCCGGACTGTTCAGAGATAAGTTTACAACCCACCTTAAAACAAGACTTATCCGTCGCAAAATCTCTCAAAGATGAGGGTAATCGACTTTTTAAAGAAGGTCGCCATCTCGAGGCTCGAGAGAAATACACCGCTAGCATTTGTGCCTATCCCGTGGACTGGTCTAACCCGTCCAGCAACACGGAATTTGCCATCACTTTGGCCAATAGATCCGCTACCATGGACGCAGCCGGGAGTTATGAAGCGTGTGTCAATGACATTGACATGGCCTTGAAGTACGGTTACCCAAAGAATTTGCAATACAAG gttttcaaaaggaaaGGTCACGCTTTGCTCCGGTTGAAGCAGTACATTCAATCTCGAAGTGCTTATGCCAAGAGCTTGGATATGATTGGCAAATCCGATTTACCTTCTAAAGCCAGGGACGAATTGCGAGCGAGAACCAAGAAGAACATGGGCATTTTCACCGTGGCCAAGAGCATCCAAGACAATCCGATTGCTTTGCCACTGCCTCTCATTTTGGATCAACCACCGTCGGAGAACAAGAATGCAGGGGTCTATGATCTTGACGTATTGTCGACCCCATGTCTACAACAAATCGATGAGCACAGAACGAATGTCACCCGAGACATTTCCCTGGGATCGTGCCTTTTCAAAGAGAGCCCCCGGTTAGCAATTCTTCTAAGTGGTGTGCCAGGCCTTCCACAATTGTGCCCGCATACCTTGAAACCATTGGTGGCACCCATTCCCTGCTCATTCGGAGGAAAAACCTTGTTCGCCAATGAGAAGGCAAGAGAAGAGGCCAACGCATCCTACAATCGTTACGAATGGCCTTTGGATCCTGATTATCTTCGCCAATCGCTGGGTCTGAGTCCTTACGCACGATTGGCTCTCCGAATGGTGCTCTCTGTTGATCCAAAGGATTTAGTTAGTCGAGGATGGGAAGAAGCCATGGCTCCAAAATTTGGCATGGTCTTGGAATCAGATGCCACGGTTCTTTCGGCCAAGCAACGGTGCGAACGAGGTATTTTGACCGCCGTGCTCCTGAAAATCCTTCgaaatatcaaatattcagAAGGACCACAAGAGTCGGAGACGAACTTGGTTTCATGCCTGTGGAGGTGCATTCACTATGTGGACTCATTCGCTTTCCCATTGCGTCacacaaaaatggaaaaggctTCGGACCCGAAAGCTCCAAATCCAATGACCTTCAAGACTTATGGTTTAGGATTATTTCCCGGATATCGAAAGCTCCTCAAAAGCGCGCAAAAGCTGAAGCCCGAGGATGATTCTAACGCGTTCGTGACCTTTACTTTGAATCGTTTACTAGTCATTACTTATCGCATCATCAACGAAGGGGAAGCTCTTGTCCTCGTCAATGACGAAGAAGAGCCAAACGAAGTCCCACCaggggaagaaatgaagactcGGAAAGAGCCTAATGACATGATCGTGTTTAAGTGCTCGAACCCGGCTTGCTCGGCTACCTTCCCTCTAAAGGAGAACACCAAGGAGAAGGTGATTCGATGTCCCGTGGGTAAATGCCAAAAAGACACTAACATTTGGCTGAAGTTGACCAAAATCCAGGAACTCAAACAAAAATGGAGGGCTTTACAGGGCTCGTTGTCCACGATGAAGCCTTGCGAccaaatcaaggccattgaGGATTTACTAAAAGAATGGCAATTGATCGTGGCCAGGCCCTACCAAGACATTGACGACTTGGAACTTCATGTAAAACGAGCGGTTCAAACAGAGCGATGGCATGCGGAGCAAAATTGGCTTAAAGAATACTTATAA